The Niabella beijingensis genomic interval CGATCTCGTAACTGAACTGTGAACCGATATACCTGCCGTTGTTATTGTTTTTATTGGAGCCCGAAATGTTCAGCGATGTTGGCTGATTGCCGGTGGTATTGCGGCTGATGCCTGTTTGCACAGAAGGATTGTGGGTGGCATTGGCGCCACCGTAAAGCTCCAACCCGAATTTTTTATGTGTGGCTGTAAAAGAAAAACCGGCACCGGGTCCTCCTGTCGGGAAACTCTCATTCAGGTTAACAGTGCCTTTATAACCCTCACCTACTTTTTTTGTGGTGATGATATTGATAACGCCCGCGAGCCCTTCTGCATCATATTTAGAGGGAGGCGTGGTATACACTTCGATGCTTTGGATGGTGGAAGCGGGCAATCCTTTTAAAACCTCGATGGCATTATGATCCATCATACCTGAGGGTTTTCCGTTTATAAGGATCCGGAAACCCGGCTGTCCTTTTAACAGAAGATTTCCCTGGGCATCGACAGAAAGAAAGGGGACTTTTTTCATGATCTCCAGTGTGCTGCGGAATTTGCTTTCGGGATCCGCTTCTATGTTGTAAATGAGCTTGTCCACTTCGCGCCGGATCAGCGGTTTGGCGGCTGTTACAGTTATATTCTGCAAACTTGTTCCCTGTTGCTGTAATTTGAGCTCACCCAAATCGAGTGTTTGACCAGCAACGGTATCCCAGTTAATGGCTTTTGTAAATGGATGACATGCTGTACAGCTTATGGTCAGCTGTGCGCCGGCAACTTTGGGGGCTTTGAGTAAAAAAGATCCCTGGGCGTTGGATGCTGCTGCAACGAGCAACCGGGTGTCCTTTACCAGGCTTACGGTAGCCCAGGCAACCGGCTGCTGTAGTGAATCGGAGATGCGGCCTCTAAGCAGTACTGTGTCCGGCGACTGTGCGAAGAGCACACGCGGAACCAATGGACATAAAACCAGCATCCAAAAAAGAGTAAAAAACTTTTTGGTTGTCATTACGAACGTATTTTAAACAAACCTATTTGCCGGCAGCGGCAGTAAGAAACCGAAAGCGGTGAACGGCAGGTTTTAACAGGTCAAGGCTTGTATTGCGGGGTAAAATTTTTAAGAAGTTGCTACCATGATGGCGATCACTTTTATCAGGGGATAAGGAGCGTTCCGGTCTGGCTGCGGTTACCCCTTCCATTTCTGTTTGAGGTCCCGGACCAAAAGACAGGAGATGAACGAAGATCAGTCGGTCTTGTTGCGGGATGCAATAAGATAATAGACCAGGAACCCTGCTGCAATAAAAACGGTTTCTATTCCCCAGGGAACAGCGGATCTTTCCCAATCGAGAGAAAGCGATCCGATCACAATAAGCCCGGCACCACCAAACAGCAGCAGGATGCCCCATTTCAGGGAGGACAAAAGATTATTTTTTCTGGTGAGGAGCCGCAGGTAAGGTTCGTCCAGCTGTCCCGACCGGATCAGCCGCCTTTTTAGTAAATAATTCATAAACTCAATACCCACTCCGGCAAGAATGGCGACAACCGCCACAATCATAAAGAACGAGAGAATACCTTCCATATTATTATCTTTAAATGCGATCAGATAACCAGTAGTCACCAAAACAGATCAGAAGGTTGCGGGAAGACAAGGATTTTTTTTGCAACATTTCCGACACGTTTCGTGTCCCATCCTTAAACAATAAATGGCTATGAATAAAAAGGCATATCTTATGCTTCCAACTTTTGTTCATTACTTACAGCGCTTCAGATATGTTTGATGAAAGAGAAACGGTTTCGTCGGTACGTAACGGCGATATGCGGGCCTTTGAACTGCTGATAAAACAATATGAACGGTTGGTCTTTTCTATTATAAGCCGGTTGGTGGATCATGGAAATGATACGGAAGATATTGCCCAGGAGGTTTTTATCAAAATCTATAACGGCCTGGAGAGATTCGCCTTCCAGTCTAAATTGTCCACATGGGTCGCCAGCATTACCTACCATACGGCACTGAATTATATACGCGATCACAAAAAGCATACGACATCAGGTGCTGCCGGAATGCAGGACGGAATGTATTTTACCACGGAAACCCCCGCCCGGTTATCGGAACAAAAGGAAATAAACAGATATGTTCATCAGTTAATAGGAGAAATGCCGGTTGCATATAAAACAGTACTGACATTATATCACCTCCATGAAATGTCGTACGAAGAAATCGGGAAAATAACGGGGATGCCCGAGGGTACTGTTAAAAACTACCTTTTCCGCGCACGTAAAATTTTAAAGGAGCAACTTAAAAAATGCTTGGAATGAAAAAGAACGATTTTGAAAACACATTACAGGATTGGCTGGATAAAGGAAGACCGGAACCTCCCCCGGAAGGAGGAGGTCCGGAGTACTACAGGGACGTACCTGTTTATGAATCCCTGTTTAAAGCGCTGAATGAAACGGAGCCGCCCATTACCGGCCCCTCCTATGCTTTTCCCTTTAATGTGATCAGGAAAATAAGAACGGAAAAAAACTACAGGGTCCGGTTTATATGGAATCTTTTGCTTCCGGCCGCAGTACTTCTGGCAATAGCTGTAGTTTATATTGCATCAGTTGTTTTTAACAATAGCACAGCCGGGGATGTCCTCCGCTTTCTGGCGCAGCAGAAATGGGCAATGGTATTTATTCTTTGCTGTTTTTTTATGGTTCAATACTTTGATGGAACGCTGGTGCGAAAAAGTTCCCGGAACGCCGGGCAGCATACTGTAAAACAGCGATAAGAAAAGTAACCAGTAAACGGAGACCATGATTCCGCATCACCGGCTGAAAGAGGAAAAACATAAAGAGCGCTGTTGCTCCGGTATGGAGATGCAGCGCTCTTTTCAGGCTATCCAGGCCTTCTTGCTATTCAAATGAATGGCGGGTTGTCTTTATTGATTCACTTTTTTCTTCAATTCTTCAATTTCTTTTTCTTTCTGCTGCAACAGGCGGTTCAATTCTTCTTTGGAACGGTTTACCGGCTTATTGCCGCTGCCTTCGTAGCGGTAAGAGTCCGAGTCCTTTCCTGTTGCAGCGCCGGTGGATGAGGGATAACGATAGGCACCTGTTGCTGCTGCCGTATCGGCATTGCCTGCCGGTTCCTGCCATCTGTAAGCCGTGTCTGCCCGTCCGGGTACACTTTCCAACGATCCGTTTTCACTTTTAAGGATACCGTCTGTTGTCATCGTATATTCCGTATTGGGCGAATAAAAGCGGTAGTTCCTTCTTTCCCGTACCCGGCGTATGCCTCCTTTTCCCGATTCCACTTCAATATCGATGGTGTTCAGCTTTTCATTCACAGAAGGGTCCAGCTGTATCTTCTTACCCACCGGAACCTGCACGATCACCTGCACCCGCTGCAGCCGGTATTTGCTGGTCTTGTCTACAGAAAAACCGCTTGCAAGGTCCAGAACGCTGTCGGTGGAGTATACCGTATAGTGAATCCTGTTCAGACGGGCCAGGGCGTCCTCATCGGTATTGCCAAAACTCTGGCGTTCGATGGCAACATGATAAAGTGAATCGGAGCTCTTATCAAACTGGATGGAGATATCGGACAATTTCAGGGTATCTTTTGTAAGACTGAAACCGGAAATACGGTCGCCGTCCGTATCGCGCATCCAGGTGAAATCCCCGCTGAATTCCAGTTCCGGCTGGGAAACGGTAAGGATCAGCTTATCGTTTTTAGGCTGGGTAATAGCAACGGGCGTTTCGCTGGTTTGATTTCTTTTAAAATCCTTTGAAATGCTGCTTACAAACAACACGAGAAAGATCCAGCCAAAAGCCCAGAGGCCGCCAAACAGCCAGCTCAGGTAATTACCGGGAGTGGTCACATTCAGGATCATCCGGAACAGCCAGATCACTGCGCCCACAATCGGGGCTCCGATAAACAGCAGTACAGTAGCCCAGGCCAGGAACTGCTGGTTGTCGCTCGTCCACAGGAAATTATTGAAGGGAGCAAACACATAGCCGCTGAACAGCAGGGCGATAAGCCCTACAAAGAGGGAAAAGATGATGGTGCCGAAAACGATCAGGAAAAAGGCCTTGATCACCACAGCAATGCCATGTCCCAGGCCACGGGCTCCCCTGCCGGCGGCGGCACCAAATTCCCGCCCCATATTCTGACCATAAGTTTTGCTGGTGGTGCCGAAGCGTTCTGCAGACTGCTGCACTTCTTTGCCCCAGCTTTTTAAACGGCTGGAAACGTCTCCCATCGAATTCTGAACATTGTTCTTAATGGAGTTCAGGTCCACCGGCTGGCCATGCATTTCCATTTTTTCATAAGGGCTGATGGCTTCCGGCAGCACGATCCATAAAATGATATAGGCTGTGAGAAAGGTACCACTCAGCGACCCGAAGAATACACCGCGGAACGGATCAAAATTATCATGACTGAAAATACCATTGATAATGCTCAGCAGGAAGGGCAATATAAAAATGAGCCGGATGGTATTGGCCTCTTTTCCGAAATAAGCCGCAATGCCGCTGGCCACTCCGCCGATCTTTTTATCATCGGGGTTGCGGAACAGCCGTTTTCCTTTATACCCTTCCAGGTTCCTGGAGGGCAGGAAGATCCACAACAGGATATAGATCAGCAAGCCGGTTCCGAAGCTTCCAAAAGCAATGATGGCAAACAACACCCGGACGATGGAAGGATCAATATTGATCCAGTTGGCCACCCCGCTGCACACCCCGCCCAGCACCTTGTTATTGGCATCCCTGTACAGCTTCCGGCTGCCTGTTGTAAACCGGCTTTGGGCGCTGTCCTGCTCCTGTGCGCCGGCCTCTTCTGCAAAATCTTCCGGGCGTCCCATTGTGGCGATCATTTCATCTACATCAGCTTCCGTAATATGCGGGGCACCCTTCCGGATCTTTTCAAACATCAGCTCGGAGAAACGGGCTTCAATATCTGAGAGGATCTCCTCCTTGCCCGGTTCTTTTGAAAAATGAAGACGCAGGCTTTCCAGGTACTGCTGTACCTTTTGAGCCGCGGTATCCTCAATCGCAATACTGCGGCCGCCTAATTGTATGTTGATGATCTGTTTCATTATCGTTGTTTTGTCGTTATAGGGTTCTTGTACTTAAGGTATTTACTGCATTTGATAATTCGTTCCAGGTCTGCTCCAGCTCCTTGTAAAAGCCTTCCCCTTTTGGCGTAAGGGAAAAGTATTTGCGCGGCGGACCGCTGTTGCTTTCTTCCCAGCGGTAAGTAAGCATCTCAGCATTTTTTAAACGGGTAAGCAGTGGATATAAGGTTCCCTCCAGTATCTGCAAACCGGCACCGCGCATCTCCTCAATAATATCGCTTGGGTAAGCCTCGCCTCTTTTGATAACAGAAAGAATGCAGAATTCCAGGATCCCCTTCCGCATCTGACTCTGTGTATTATCAATATTCATTTTTCTCAATTGTTTCACAAAGATATTGGTCAGATTTAGTATTTGGCAATACATAGTACCTTGTTTGGGGATTTTTGCCGGTAAAAGGAAATAAAATGTCGGTGAATAGCGTTAGTTTCGTTGCTGTTGATGGTAATACGGGGAAAACTGCAGTAATCAAAAGCATGGCACAGCCGCTTTTCTTTATTGGTAGTTCGTTTTTCACTAGTTGCCATTCTCTTTTTTATCTTTTACTTTTCACTATCGACTATGAAGGTATTCATCACTAAACAAATTCCACAGGCCGGTCTGGACCTTTTACAAGAGGCCGGTATTTCTTATACCATTGCTGCAACAACACTGTCGCAGCAGGAGCTGATCGCCCAGGTAAAGCAATATGATGCTCTGCTGAGTGCGGGTTTTGTAAAAGCAGATGCGGCTTTCCTGGAAGCCTGCCGCCACTTAAAGGTGGTATCGCTGTTTTCTGTGGGATATGATACTGTTGATATTGCCGCGGCCACCCGCTTGGGTATTCCTGTCGGAAATACACCCGGAGTGTTAAGTCGCGCCACGGCAGACACTGCTTTTCTGCTGATGCTGGCGGTATCACGGAAGGCTTTTTATAATTATCATAAAATACTGGACGGCAAATGGAAGGAGTTTGAACCGGTGGCCGACCTGGGAACAGAATTATATGGAAAAACGCTTGGTGTTTTCGGACTGGGAAAGATCGGGTTTGAGATGGCTAAAAAATGCCGGGCTGCTTTTGACATGAATATCATCTATCACAACCGCAGTCATAACGAAACGGCTGAGGCAGAGCTGAAGGCCCGTTATGTCTCTATGGAAGAATTACTGGCCCAGAGCGATGTGCTTTCGGTACACGCCAATTTTTCCCCGGAAACAAAAGAGCTGTTCAATAAAGAGGCGTTCAGCCAGATGAAACCCGGGTCGATCTTTATCAATACAGCCAGGGGAGGACTGCATAATGAAGCAGCACTAAAGGAGGCCCTTGAGAACAAGATCATATGGGGGGCCGGACTGGATGTGACCAACCCGGAGCCGATGGCACCGGATAACCCGCTGCTCCGGATGCCTAATGTTTGTGTGCTGCCGCATATCGGCTCTGCCACAAAAGAAACACGGGATGCTATGGCAATAATGGCGGCAAAGAATGTGATCGCCGGACTAGAAGGCGAGCGGCTGCCAACGATAGTAAATGCCGATGTGTATCAGTAGCCGCTTTAAGGAGCGATACCATTTTTTAAACCATTAAGGAGTTAAGAGTCGTTAAGCCATGACGCCCGGCAGGTCTTAATAACCTTAATTCCTGAATGGTTCAAACCTCCGGAATACATTTTACCAAAACCAATTTTTATTAGACCCCGCACCATGTTTATTTAAATGCGCTGTGGTTTTCTGGTATTTCTGTTAATAAAATTCATTTTTTTTGATAACTATCTAAAGCAGGCAGCCTGTAAGCCATTGTGTGGCAGCACCACTTTTGAAACCATTAAGAGTTAAGAGCCGTTAAGCCGTGGCGCCCGGCAATTCTTAATAACCTTAATTTCTGAATGGTTTAAACCTCCGGAATACATTTTACCAAAACCAATTTTTATCAGGCCCCGCATCGTGTTTATTTAAATGCGCTGTGGTTTTCTGGTATTTCCGTTAATAAAATTCATTTTTTTTAATAACCATCTAAAGCAGACAGGGTATAAACCATTGTGTGGTAGCACCGCTTTTTAAACCATTAAGAGTTAAGAGTCGTTAAGTCATGACGCCCGGCAGGTCTTAATAACCTTAATTCCTGAATGGTTCAGCCCCCCGGAATACATTTTACCAAAACCAATTTTTATTAGGCCCCGCATCGTGTTTATTTAAATGCGCTGTGGTTTTCTGGTATTTCTGTTAATAAAATTCATTTTTTTTGATAACCATCTAATGCAGACAGGATATAAACCGTTGTGTGGCAGCACCACTTTTTAAACCATTAAGGAGTTAAGAGTCGTTAATCCGTGGCGCTCGGCAATTCTTACTAACCTTAATTTCTGAATGGTTCAAACCTCCGGAATACATTTTACCAAAACCAATTTTTATTAGGCCCCGCATCATGTTTATTTAAATGCGCCGTGGTTTTCTGGTATTTCTGTTAATAAAATTCATTTTTTTTTAATAACTATCTAAAGCAGGCAGCCTGTAAGCCATTGTGTGGCAGCACTACATAAAAACTTGCGAACATTTGTTGTATGTTTGGGCGCTTGTTTGAAGACAACAATTTCTATTTTCTTACTAAAAAAATAATGATCGAATGAAGAGACGTTTTCTGTTGCTGCTGGTATTGGTGACCGCAGTATTCCGTTCCTATGCAGATGAGGGGATGTGGCTGCCGCAGTTGCTGGGCCAGCAGGTGTACAACGATATGGTGAAAAAAGGGCTGAAGCTGAGCAAGGAACAGCTGTACAGCATTAATAAGAACTCGCTGAAAGATGCCATTATTATTTTCGGTGGCGGATGTACCGGAGAGATCGTAAGTCCGGAAGGATTGATCTTTACCAACCACCATTGTGGCTACGAAGCGATCGCCGGTGCCAGTACGGTGGATCATAACTTCCTGCGGGATGGTTTTTATGCCCGTAATAAAGGCGAAGAAATCAAAACCAGCCTCAGTGTGCAGTTTTTATTAAGGATCGAAGATGTGACCAAAGAAGTAACGGCAGCCCTGGGCACACTGAGTGGTAAAGAACGGGCCGCGAAACAGGCGGAAGTGCTGGCTGCAATCAACGGGCGGATGAGCGATCCGGCCAATAGTATCGAAACCCGTGTAAGCCCTTTGTTCAAAGGCAATCAGTTCCTGGCCTTTGTGTATGAGCGCTTCAGCGATATCCGCCTGGTAGGCGCACCTCCGGAAGCGGTTGGAAAATTCGGGGGTGATACCGATAACTGGGAGTGGCCGCGTCATACCGGCGATTTCTCCATCTTCCGCGTTTATGCCAATAAGCAAAACAAGCCGGCCGCCTATGACCCTGCCAATGTGCCGCTGAAACCAAAATGGTTCCTGCCTGTTTCCCTGAAAGGTGTGAAGGAAGGTGATTTTGCCATGATCTGGGGTTATCCCGGTGGAACCAACCGCTATGAATCCTCCTATGGCATCAAACTGGCAACAGAGGTGAACAATCCCACCCTGGTGGCATTGAGGGATGTACGGTTAAAATATATGTTTGAGCAAATGAAAAAAGATCCGGCGATCAAATTAAAGCTCGCCTCCAGTTATGCCGGTATTGCCAACTACTGGAAATTCTTTGACGGAGAGACCAAACAGTTGCTGAAATATGATGTGTATGGCCAGAAGAAGACCGCCGAAGATAAATTCAATGCCTGGGCAAAAGGCAAACCGGAATATGAGAACATCTTTTCAGACTGGGCAAAGGCCTATGAGGACTGGAAACCCTTTGCCAAAGCCAGGGTATACCTGAACGAAGGCATCCTGGGCTCCCCGCTTATCGGCTTTGCCGCTTCGCTTACCCCCCTGCGGAATGCATTGGTGACCGGCGCCACTAAAGAAGAAGTGGCAAAAATTGCTGCCGGGATTTCGGAAGAGCGGGACGAATTCCTGAAAGAGGAGGACACCCCCTCCGATCAGAACATCCTGGCCACCGTTACACAGTTGTTCTATGAGAATGTGGACAAAAGCCAGCAGCCGGAGGCATTTTACAACGAGCTTCAATCGAAATACGGCAGCCTGTCGGAAGCGGCCACCTATAAAAAATATGCGGCAGATGTGTTTGCCAATTCCCTGGTGTTCAATGACGCCAAATGGAAGTCCTTTATCGAAAACCCGGATACAACGGTGCTGGGGGCCGATCCGGCATTTGCACAGGCCAGTGCGTTTATCCGCAGTTATCAAAATGGTGTAGGACCAAAATACCAGGAGTTTACGGCAAAAAACA includes:
- a CDS encoding 2-hydroxyacid dehydrogenase, translating into MKVFITKQIPQAGLDLLQEAGISYTIAATTLSQQELIAQVKQYDALLSAGFVKADAAFLEACRHLKVVSLFSVGYDTVDIAAATRLGIPVGNTPGVLSRATADTAFLLMLAVSRKAFYNYHKILDGKWKEFEPVADLGTELYGKTLGVFGLGKIGFEMAKKCRAAFDMNIIYHNRSHNETAEAELKARYVSMEELLAQSDVLSVHANFSPETKELFNKEAFSQMKPGSIFINTARGGLHNEAALKEALENKIIWGAGLDVTNPEPMAPDNPLLRMPNVCVLPHIGSATKETRDAMAIMAAKNVIAGLEGERLPTIVNADVYQ
- a CDS encoding RNA polymerase sigma factor yields the protein MFDERETVSSVRNGDMRAFELLIKQYERLVFSIISRLVDHGNDTEDIAQEVFIKIYNGLERFAFQSKLSTWVASITYHTALNYIRDHKKHTTSGAAGMQDGMYFTTETPARLSEQKEINRYVHQLIGEMPVAYKTVLTLYHLHEMSYEEIGKITGMPEGTVKNYLFRARKILKEQLKKCLE
- a CDS encoding PspC domain-containing protein, encoding MKQIINIQLGGRSIAIEDTAAQKVQQYLESLRLHFSKEPGKEEILSDIEARFSELMFEKIRKGAPHITEADVDEMIATMGRPEDFAEEAGAQEQDSAQSRFTTGSRKLYRDANNKVLGGVCSGVANWINIDPSIVRVLFAIIAFGSFGTGLLIYILLWIFLPSRNLEGYKGKRLFRNPDDKKIGGVASGIAAYFGKEANTIRLIFILPFLLSIINGIFSHDNFDPFRGVFFGSLSGTFLTAYIILWIVLPEAISPYEKMEMHGQPVDLNSIKNNVQNSMGDVSSRLKSWGKEVQQSAERFGTTSKTYGQNMGREFGAAAGRGARGLGHGIAVVIKAFFLIVFGTIIFSLFVGLIALLFSGYVFAPFNNFLWTSDNQQFLAWATVLLFIGAPIVGAVIWLFRMILNVTTPGNYLSWLFGGLWAFGWIFLVLFVSSISKDFKRNQTSETPVAITQPKNDKLILTVSQPELEFSGDFTWMRDTDGDRISGFSLTKDTLKLSDISIQFDKSSDSLYHVAIERQSFGNTDEDALARLNRIHYTVYSTDSVLDLASGFSVDKTSKYRLQRVQVIVQVPVGKKIQLDPSVNEKLNTIDIEVESGKGGIRRVRERRNYRFYSPNTEYTMTTDGILKSENGSLESVPGRADTAYRWQEPAGNADTAAATGAYRYPSSTGAATGKDSDSYRYEGSGNKPVNRSKEELNRLLQQKEKEIEELKKKVNQ
- a CDS encoding PadR family transcriptional regulator — translated: MNIDNTQSQMRKGILEFCILSVIKRGEAYPSDIIEEMRGAGLQILEGTLYPLLTRLKNAEMLTYRWEESNSGPPRKYFSLTPKGEGFYKELEQTWNELSNAVNTLSTRTL
- a CDS encoding S46 family peptidase → MKRRFLLLLVLVTAVFRSYADEGMWLPQLLGQQVYNDMVKKGLKLSKEQLYSINKNSLKDAIIIFGGGCTGEIVSPEGLIFTNHHCGYEAIAGASTVDHNFLRDGFYARNKGEEIKTSLSVQFLLRIEDVTKEVTAALGTLSGKERAAKQAEVLAAINGRMSDPANSIETRVSPLFKGNQFLAFVYERFSDIRLVGAPPEAVGKFGGDTDNWEWPRHTGDFSIFRVYANKQNKPAAYDPANVPLKPKWFLPVSLKGVKEGDFAMIWGYPGGTNRYESSYGIKLATEVNNPTLVALRDVRLKYMFEQMKKDPAIKLKLASSYAGIANYWKFFDGETKQLLKYDVYGQKKTAEDKFNAWAKGKPEYENIFSDWAKAYEDWKPFAKARVYLNEGILGSPLIGFAASLTPLRNALVTGATKEEVAKIAAGISEERDEFLKEEDTPSDQNILATVTQLFYENVDKSQQPEAFYNELQSKYGSLSEAATYKKYAADVFANSLVFNDAKWKSFIENPDTTVLGADPAFAQASAFIRSYQNGVGPKYQEFTAKNNDYGRLYLKGVMAMDPAKAKMMYPDATFTMRVSYGQVKAYKPRDAVSYDYVTTSKGILEKYKPGDYEYDLPAKQIELLKKKDFGQYADPVRKDLVIGFITSNDITGGNSGSPVINGNGELLGLAFDGNYEALSHKLAFDKDLNRTINVDIRYVLWCIDKLGGATNIINELKLVK